From Arcticibacter tournemirensis, one genomic window encodes:
- the fucP gene encoding L-fucose:H+ symporter permease yields the protein MSSGPDFIEKKHLTLFLFVVALFFFWGVALTLGDVLNRHFQNVLHISKSRSGLVQLAMFGAYAVMGIPAGIFLKRFGYKNGVLLGLFLYAGGAFLFIPAADARSFDFFLLALFILACGLATLETVAHPLAAVLGPESTSDRRINFCQAFNGLGGVIGPALGSFFMLKAAEGQPSELITVKNLYLVIGAVISMAGLAFLFIRIPASLTDHSEKTSIYLPDTPNGYSGGLIHQKHFLFAVAAQFFNVAAQGGTWAYFINYGHEVMHFTDEKAGYFFSLSIAMLMVGRFTGTALMRFIAPSRLLSIFALANVLMCLIVAQGAGWVSFIALLSINFFFSIMFPTIFSLGLKNLGGNVQQGSSFLVMGVVGGGLFPPLMGLVANHSVAKAYYLPVVCYLVIFAFGYFYPRLVKRAKT from the coding sequence ATGAGTTCAGGCCCCGATTTTATTGAAAAGAAACATCTTACGCTTTTTTTATTTGTGGTTGCTCTGTTTTTCTTTTGGGGAGTAGCTCTTACACTAGGCGACGTCTTAAACCGGCATTTTCAGAACGTATTACATATTTCAAAATCACGTTCCGGCCTGGTTCAACTGGCTATGTTCGGCGCTTATGCAGTGATGGGTATACCGGCGGGAATCTTTCTGAAAAGGTTTGGCTACAAGAACGGGGTATTACTGGGTTTATTTCTGTATGCAGGCGGCGCCTTTTTGTTTATTCCTGCTGCAGATGCGCGATCATTTGATTTTTTTCTTCTCGCATTATTTATCCTGGCGTGTGGATTGGCTACACTCGAAACGGTGGCACACCCTTTAGCCGCCGTGCTGGGCCCGGAAAGTACGAGCGATCGCCGCATTAATTTTTGTCAGGCATTCAATGGCCTGGGTGGTGTCATCGGACCGGCCCTTGGAAGTTTCTTCATGCTGAAAGCTGCAGAAGGCCAGCCCTCCGAACTGATCACGGTTAAGAACCTGTATCTTGTTATCGGAGCTGTTATTTCGATGGCCGGACTAGCGTTCTTATTCATACGCATTCCGGCCTCGCTAACCGATCATTCGGAAAAAACTAGTATTTATTTGCCGGATACACCTAATGGGTACTCCGGGGGGCTTATTCACCAGAAACATTTCCTATTTGCCGTAGCAGCCCAGTTTTTTAACGTCGCGGCACAAGGAGGTACCTGGGCTTACTTTATCAATTACGGGCATGAAGTAATGCACTTTACAGATGAAAAGGCAGGATACTTTTTTTCATTAAGTATCGCGATGCTCATGGTGGGGAGGTTTACAGGAACCGCTCTGATGCGATTTATTGCTCCCTCCAGATTACTGTCGATATTTGCACTGGCCAACGTTCTAATGTGCCTGATTGTTGCACAGGGAGCGGGTTGGGTGTCATTCATTGCCCTGTTATCCATCAACTTTTTTTTCAGTATTATGTTTCCCACGATCTTCAGCCTGGGCCTGAAGAATCTCGGAGGGAATGTGCAGCAGGGATCGTCGTTCCTTGTAATGGGAGTAGTAGGAGGGGGGCTTTTTCCGCCACTCATGGGTCTGGTAGCTAACCATAGCGTGGCAAAGGCGTATTACCTGCCTGTCGTCTGCTATCTTGTTATATTTGCTTTTGGCTATTTTTATCCGCGGCTGGTTAAAAGAGCAAAAACTTGA
- a CDS encoding LacI family DNA-binding transcriptional regulator, with amino-acid sequence MKKLSIADIANHLNVSKSTVSFVLNGRAEEKRISKELVSRVEKFVKEVGYTPSPIARGLRTGKSNIIGLMVESISDPFFANIAKLIESRAYKKGYRILYCSTDNDTEKTRALIEVFRERNVDGYIISPPVGVEDEINALTKAGMPVVLFDRSLPNAGADSVEINNESSAFNATRLLIDQGFTNIAFITFSSLLTQMSGRLSGYKSAIEQEGLGVNVLEIDYNPDEDSMIQTVSNYLSENKHIDAVLFGAVQAGICGLKALTELNLKIPEDVAVISFDDHDVFKLFAPPITAISQPIEEIAGRIISLLLERLNPGQSHAVSQKIILNTEFKLRRSHVNKRFLRKAE; translated from the coding sequence GTGAAGAAGTTATCAATTGCAGATATAGCTAACCATCTTAATGTTTCGAAGAGTACAGTTTCATTTGTGCTTAATGGACGCGCGGAAGAAAAGCGGATCAGTAAAGAGCTGGTAAGCCGGGTAGAGAAATTTGTTAAAGAAGTGGGATATACTCCAAGCCCGATAGCACGCGGGCTGAGGACCGGTAAATCCAATATTATTGGGTTAATGGTTGAAAGTATTTCGGATCCTTTTTTTGCTAACATCGCTAAACTAATCGAAAGCAGGGCCTATAAAAAAGGTTATCGGATCCTTTATTGCAGTACAGATAACGATACCGAGAAGACACGGGCTCTGATTGAAGTTTTCAGGGAAAGGAATGTAGATGGCTATATAATTTCTCCGCCGGTAGGGGTTGAGGATGAAATTAATGCGCTGACTAAGGCAGGTATGCCTGTCGTTCTGTTTGACCGAAGTTTACCAAATGCCGGTGCCGACTCTGTTGAAATAAATAATGAGTCCAGTGCTTTCAACGCGACGAGGCTATTGATTGATCAGGGCTTTACAAACATAGCCTTTATCACCTTCTCATCTTTGCTAACGCAAATGTCAGGTCGCTTATCAGGATATAAATCGGCGATCGAGCAGGAGGGATTAGGAGTAAACGTGTTGGAGATTGATTATAATCCGGATGAAGACAGTATGATACAGACGGTAAGCAACTATTTAAGTGAGAATAAGCATATTGACGCTGTCCTTTTCGGAGCCGTTCAGGCTGGAATCTGTGGATTAAAGGCTCTTACTGAATTGAACCTGAAGATACCTGAGGACGTGGCAGTGATTTCCTTTGATGATCATGATGTTTTTAAGTTGTTTGCTCCGCCAATTACAGCCATATCCCAACCAATTGAAGAAATTGCCGGTCGTATTATCAGCCTTTTGCTGGAAAGGCTGAACCCCGGGCAGAGTCATGCGGTGTCTCAAAAGATAATCCTCAACACAGAATTTAAATTAAGACGCTCACATGTAAACAAGCGGTTTTTGAGAAAGGCTGAATGA
- a CDS encoding S41 family peptidase → MKFYSFLLIFLMALSASSYAQSSNQTAGLNLGFEQLNESGFPKDWFIWGQGYTIRTDTTEKYQGKNSIMIQSRTETQENQFGSPALGIPVTFKGKEVELSGFLKLRNVDNGYAGLLLRIDGEGKTLQFDNMHQKNIHGSSEWTRYTTRLPLPNDACYIYIAAMNTGTGTVWADGLTLKIDGKDINVVIKENAKTYRAANDHTFDNGSGISISQVDKPAVENLALLCKVWGFLKYYHPVIASGEVNWDYALFKVLPSYLSSKTAKERNACLLNLVNLAGDINSKATERNERNKDAKILPDLDWLTNKKELGDTLSNKLIQIRSAKRKMEHYYIGLAEGVGNPIFKNENSYASMTFPDDGFRLLSLYRYWNIINYFFPYKHLIGENWNDVLTGFIPTFLNAKNETEYTLAALQLIARIHDTHANIWGGNKVLEMYKGIRSPAFQARFIEGQLVVTGFYSDTLGIKNQVKTGDIITKINGITTAQLIKKYLPLTPASNYPTQLRDIPRNYLLRTNDSTLLFEISDGSKVSELRLPTIDRRKLNFTIDYIPRADLPAYYLIDNNIGYLFPGKYKNTQLKEIEKLFAGTKGIIIDMRCYPSDFMPFTFGDYIKAKSSPFVKFTTGSIRDPGLFTFGGAISNGGKGKYTGKVVMIVNELSQSNAEYTTMAFQSSPNVTVIGSTTAGADGNVSAITLPGGISSMISGIGVYYPDGTETQRKGVKIDIPMQPTINGIRAGKDELLEKAKEMILSE, encoded by the coding sequence ATGAAATTCTACTCCTTTCTATTGATTTTTCTGATGGCACTTTCTGCCTCATCCTATGCACAATCATCAAATCAAACAGCCGGGCTCAATCTCGGGTTCGAACAATTAAACGAATCTGGCTTCCCAAAGGACTGGTTTATTTGGGGGCAGGGGTATACCATCCGTACCGACACAACCGAAAAGTATCAGGGAAAAAACTCCATTATGATTCAGAGCCGTACGGAGACGCAGGAAAATCAATTTGGCTCACCGGCTCTTGGTATTCCGGTAACCTTTAAAGGAAAAGAAGTGGAATTAAGTGGCTTTCTCAAGCTACGCAACGTGGACAACGGCTACGCCGGACTCCTGTTGAGGATTGACGGAGAAGGTAAAACTCTTCAATTCGATAACATGCATCAGAAGAATATCCACGGAAGCAGCGAATGGACACGATACACTACCAGGCTTCCGCTTCCTAACGATGCCTGCTATATCTACATAGCAGCCATGAATACCGGAACAGGAACCGTATGGGCGGATGGCCTTACTCTAAAGATAGATGGAAAGGATATCAATGTTGTAATTAAAGAAAATGCAAAAACCTATAGGGCTGCTAACGACCACACTTTTGATAATGGTTCAGGAATTTCAATCTCACAAGTTGATAAACCTGCAGTCGAAAACCTGGCTCTCCTGTGTAAAGTATGGGGATTCTTAAAATATTATCACCCTGTTATAGCCTCAGGTGAAGTCAACTGGGACTACGCACTTTTTAAAGTCTTACCTTCTTATTTAAGCAGTAAAACGGCGAAAGAAAGAAATGCCTGTTTACTTAATCTTGTGAACTTGGCGGGAGACATAAACAGTAAAGCCACAGAAAGAAACGAGCGTAACAAGGACGCCAAAATCCTGCCTGACCTCGACTGGCTGACTAATAAAAAAGAGCTCGGAGATACCCTCAGTAATAAACTCATTCAGATAAGAAGCGCCAAAAGGAAAATGGAGCATTACTACATCGGCTTAGCTGAGGGTGTTGGAAATCCAATCTTTAAAAATGAGAACAGTTACGCCTCCATGACCTTTCCGGACGATGGCTTCAGGTTGCTTTCCTTATACCGGTACTGGAATATAATCAACTACTTCTTCCCTTACAAACATCTTATCGGAGAAAACTGGAACGATGTCCTTACGGGCTTTATTCCTACGTTCCTCAATGCCAAAAACGAGACGGAATATACGCTGGCCGCATTGCAGCTGATAGCAAGGATACATGATACTCATGCGAATATATGGGGCGGAAATAAAGTCCTTGAAATGTACAAAGGTATACGCTCTCCGGCCTTTCAGGCTCGGTTTATCGAAGGACAACTTGTTGTAACAGGTTTTTATTCCGATACTTTAGGAATTAAAAACCAGGTTAAGACTGGCGATATCATCACTAAAATAAATGGAATTACAACAGCTCAGCTTATAAAAAAATACCTCCCGCTGACTCCCGCCTCTAATTATCCAACACAGCTAAGGGATATTCCACGAAACTATCTTCTGAGGACAAATGATTCTACCCTTCTTTTTGAAATATCAGATGGGAGTAAAGTATCGGAACTGCGATTACCAACAATAGACAGAAGGAAACTCAACTTCACCATCGATTACATTCCGAGAGCTGACCTGCCCGCTTACTATCTCATCGACAACAACATCGGGTATCTGTTCCCTGGCAAATACAAGAATACCCAGCTTAAAGAAATAGAAAAGTTGTTCGCAGGAACAAAGGGAATCATTATCGACATGCGCTGTTATCCTTCAGACTTCATGCCCTTTACTTTTGGTGATTACATCAAGGCAAAATCAAGCCCCTTTGTGAAATTCACAACTGGAAGTATCCGGGATCCGGGCCTGTTCACTTTCGGCGGAGCGATCAGTAACGGAGGCAAAGGGAAATACACCGGAAAGGTGGTGATGATTGTCAATGAGCTGTCCCAAAGCAATGCCGAGTACACCACTATGGCATTCCAAAGTTCTCCAAATGTTACAGTTATTGGCAGCACCACAGCCGGCGCGGATGGAAACGTATCCGCCATTACTCTTCCCGGAGGCATCAGCAGTATGATCTCGGGAATAGGAGTATACTATCCCGACGGCACAGAAACCCAGCGCAAAGGAGTAAAAATAGACATCCCCATGCAGCCCACCATCAATGGAATCAGGGCCGGCAAAGATGAGCTACTTGAAAAAGCCAAAGAAATGATATTAAGCGAATAA
- a CDS encoding aldose 1-epimerase family protein translates to MITLENEGFVASIDTKGGELHSFFSKTNGLEYLWNGDPEYWPRHTPVLFPIVGGLKDDSFFYNGQEYSLIKHGFARDMDFEVEEVSATAVTLVLKSNDETLKSYPFHFELRHIYQLDDNRITLTYEVKNPSVTEMFFSLGAHPAFKVPLLEGTNYTDYYLEFEKKETSSQWKIDGNLIAEPVPFLNNEDKLPLKHDLFYQDAIVFKDLKSETITIRSDKTPHGLRYHFKGFPYMGIWAAKDAPFVCIEPWCGIADSVNHDKNLENKEGIIELPPLEKWSKSTVMEIF, encoded by the coding sequence ATGATCACTTTAGAAAACGAGGGATTTGTTGCCTCTATTGATACAAAAGGAGGAGAACTTCATAGTTTTTTCAGCAAAACTAACGGTCTTGAATATTTATGGAACGGCGATCCCGAATATTGGCCAAGGCACACTCCGGTTTTGTTCCCTATCGTAGGGGGCTTAAAAGACGATAGTTTTTTCTATAACGGACAGGAATACTCGCTCATAAAACACGGATTTGCCAGAGATATGGACTTCGAAGTAGAAGAAGTTTCAGCCACCGCAGTTACCCTTGTTTTAAAAAGCAATGATGAAACGCTCAAAAGCTATCCCTTTCATTTTGAACTAAGGCACATTTATCAGCTCGACGATAATCGTATCACCCTTACCTACGAGGTCAAAAATCCTTCCGTAACAGAAATGTTCTTTTCACTTGGAGCGCATCCGGCATTTAAAGTGCCTCTGCTTGAGGGCACAAACTATACCGATTATTACCTCGAGTTCGAAAAGAAGGAAACAAGCTCTCAATGGAAGATCGACGGCAACCTGATTGCAGAGCCCGTACCTTTTCTGAACAATGAAGATAAGCTCCCCTTGAAGCACGACCTGTTTTATCAAGATGCTATTGTTTTTAAGGACTTGAAGTCCGAAACCATTACCATCCGGAGTGATAAAACACCGCATGGACTTCGTTATCATTTCAAAGGATTTCCTTATATGGGAATATGGGCAGCTAAAGACGCTCCTTTTGTATGCATCGAACCATGGTGCGGGATTGCCGATTCCGTGAACCACGATAAAAATTTAGAGAATAAAGAAGGGATCATTGAACTGCCCCCTCTCGAAAAATGGAGCAAAAGCACCGTGATGGAAATCTTCTGA